From Sphingopyxis sp. USTB-05, the proteins below share one genomic window:
- a CDS encoding DJ-1/PfpI family protein, producing the protein MTDAPTTTILFLLFPGITQLDFTAPAQALSRMPGVVLAGAAASLEPIATDSGFAIVPTHDFARAPQADILCVPGGHGVTDALNDKATIDFIARQAAGAQWVTSVCTGAFLLGRAGLLAGRRATTHWGYTHLLPLVGASHENARVVEDGHVVTSGGVTSGLDFALTLIARLKGDAVAQAIQLAIEYDPAPPFTGGHPDRAPEAVTAGLKARVYDAAAARMEAALMA; encoded by the coding sequence ATGACCGACGCCCCAACCACAACAATCCTTTTCCTGCTTTTTCCGGGCATCACCCAGCTCGATTTCACGGCGCCCGCGCAAGCGTTGTCGCGGATGCCCGGCGTAGTGCTGGCCGGCGCAGCGGCAAGCCTCGAACCGATCGCGACCGACAGCGGCTTCGCGATCGTCCCGACGCATGACTTTGCGCGCGCGCCGCAAGCCGACATTTTGTGCGTTCCCGGCGGTCACGGCGTTACCGACGCGCTGAATGACAAGGCGACGATCGACTTCATCGCGCGCCAGGCTGCGGGCGCTCAATGGGTGACGAGCGTGTGCACCGGCGCCTTCCTGCTCGGCCGCGCCGGGCTGCTCGCGGGCAGGCGCGCGACGACGCACTGGGGCTATACGCATCTGCTGCCGCTCGTCGGAGCAAGCCATGAAAATGCCCGCGTCGTTGAGGACGGCCATGTCGTGACCAGCGGCGGCGTGACGTCAGGGCTCGATTTCGCGCTGACATTGATCGCTCGGCTCAAGGGCGACGCGGTCGCTCAGGCGATCCAGCTCGCGATCGAATATGACCCGGCCCCACCCTTCACCGGCGGCCACCCCGACCGTGCGCCCGAAGCCGTGACCGCCGGACTGAAAGCGCGCGTCTATGACGCCGCGGCGGCGCGAATGGAGGCGGCGCTGATGGCTTAG
- a CDS encoding MATE family efflux transporter, which produces MLQQATSLTADTPQGLRAEFRATLALAVPLAAANLLQMMVHAIDVIFVARLGDAALAASSLGVAIFGLLLWTGSGLVGASAPLIAAELGRRKHAVREVRRTVRMALWLSALVSLLFMGICAAGGPIMLATGQPPETSARAASFLLILMWGLFPMIAAAVLRIFVSALGRATIATAITFGALFVNALGNWVLVFGHLGMPALGLHGSAISSVMTSVAMLIAYIVVIQTDRRLRRYRLFGNIWRSEWSRFFDMLRIGTPISLTILAEAGLFTGAAFLMGRIGEAELAGHTIALQVAALAFQIPFGVAQAATIRVGLAYGARDHRGIAHAGFASLALGIGFMGFTALLMWLFPTVVLSIYVDVHAARNAALVGFAMQFLVVAAAFQLFDGAQAVAAGVLRGLQDTRTPMIIAICGYWIAGYGTAIYLGFWTPLAGVGVWIGLAVGLIVVSAVLLLRWRMRGRLGLLPA; this is translated from the coding sequence ATGTTGCAGCAGGCGACCTCTCTGACCGCGGACACGCCGCAGGGTCTTCGCGCGGAATTCCGTGCGACGCTGGCGCTCGCGGTGCCGTTGGCGGCCGCCAACCTGCTCCAGATGATGGTTCACGCGATCGACGTGATCTTCGTCGCGCGGCTTGGCGATGCGGCGCTCGCCGCCTCGTCGCTCGGCGTCGCGATCTTCGGCCTCCTCCTCTGGACGGGGTCGGGGCTTGTCGGTGCGTCGGCCCCGCTGATCGCCGCCGAACTCGGCCGCCGCAAACATGCGGTGCGCGAGGTGCGTCGCACCGTGCGCATGGCATTGTGGCTCAGCGCGCTCGTTTCGCTCCTATTCATGGGAATCTGCGCCGCGGGTGGGCCCATCATGCTGGCGACCGGACAGCCGCCGGAAACCTCGGCGCGCGCCGCGAGCTTCCTGCTCATCCTGATGTGGGGGCTGTTCCCGATGATTGCCGCCGCGGTGCTGCGCATCTTCGTCTCGGCGCTCGGGCGCGCGACAATCGCGACTGCGATCACCTTCGGCGCGTTGTTCGTCAATGCGCTCGGTAACTGGGTGCTGGTATTCGGTCACCTCGGCATGCCCGCGCTCGGCTTGCACGGTTCGGCGATCTCCAGCGTGATGACGAGCGTGGCGATGCTTATTGCCTATATTGTCGTCATTCAGACCGATCGCCGGCTGCGCCGTTACCGGCTGTTCGGCAATATATGGCGGTCCGAATGGAGCCGCTTTTTCGACATGCTGCGCATCGGCACGCCGATCAGCCTGACGATTCTGGCCGAAGCCGGGCTGTTCACCGGGGCCGCCTTCCTGATGGGCCGGATCGGCGAGGCCGAGCTTGCCGGACACACGATCGCACTGCAGGTCGCGGCGCTGGCCTTTCAGATTCCCTTCGGGGTCGCGCAGGCCGCGACGATCCGTGTCGGCCTTGCTTATGGCGCGCGCGACCATCGCGGTATCGCCCATGCGGGTTTTGCGTCGCTGGCGCTCGGCATTGGCTTCATGGGCTTCACCGCGCTGCTCATGTGGCTGTTCCCTACGGTGGTGCTGTCGATCTATGTCGACGTCCATGCGGCGCGCAACGCGGCGCTGGTCGGCTTTGCCATGCAGTTTCTTGTCGTCGCGGCCGCTTTTCAGCTGTTCGACGGCGCGCAGGCGGTGGCGGCCGGCGTACTGCGCGGCCTACAGGACACGCGCACGCCGATGATCATCGCGATCTGCGGTTACTGGATCGCGGGCTATGGCACCGCCATCTATCTCGGTTTCTGGACGCCGCTCGCCGGAGTCGGCGTGTGGATCGGGCTGGCCGTGGGGTTGATCGTGGTCTCGGCGGTGCTGCTGCTCAGGTGGCGGATGCGCGGTCGTCTCGGCCTGCTTCCGGCCTGA
- a CDS encoding glutaminyl-peptide cyclotransferase produces the protein MFALALALLADPATATPPPPVERCGYRIVETFPHDRSSFTQGLFWHEGHLYEATGQYGQSRVARLDLKTGKALAQSKLPSDQFGEGITRWGDQIIGVTWQGGIGNRWSIRDLKPAGTFKYEGEGWGLTMVGDSLVLSDGTTDLRFFDPATMKEQKRVTVRFAGRPLPMLNELETIDGQIWANVWMTDFIVRIDPATGDVVSLVDLTTLKADAGVSDTDSVLNGIAWDAKKKRLFVTGKNWPKLYEIALADCH, from the coding sequence ATGTTCGCCCTCGCCCTCGCGCTGCTCGCCGACCCCGCAACCGCCACGCCCCCGCCGCCGGTCGAGCGCTGCGGTTATCGGATCGTCGAGACATTTCCGCACGACAGGTCGTCCTTCACTCAAGGACTATTTTGGCACGAGGGGCATTTATACGAAGCCACCGGTCAATATGGCCAATCGCGCGTCGCACGCCTTGACCTCAAGACCGGCAAGGCGCTCGCCCAATCGAAACTTCCGTCCGATCAATTTGGTGAGGGGATCACGCGTTGGGGTGACCAGATCATCGGTGTGACCTGGCAGGGCGGCATCGGCAATCGTTGGTCTATCAGGGACCTGAAGCCCGCCGGCACCTTTAAATATGAGGGCGAGGGTTGGGGGCTGACAATGGTCGGCGACAGCCTGGTTCTGAGCGACGGCACCACCGACCTTCGTTTCTTCGATCCCGCGACGATGAAGGAGCAGAAGCGTGTCACCGTGCGCTTCGCCGGTCGCCCGCTTCCGATGCTCAACGAGCTTGAGACGATCGATGGCCAGATCTGGGCCAATGTCTGGATGACGGACTTCATCGTCCGCATTGACCCCGCCACCGGCGACGTCGTCTCGCTCGTCGACCTGACGACGCTCAAGGCCGATGCCGGCGTCAGCGATACCGACAGCGTGCTGAACGGCATCGCCTGGGACGCGAAGAAGAAGCGCCTGTTCGTGACGGGCAAGAACTGGCCGAAGCTTTACGAGATCGCGCTCGCCGACTGCCACTAA
- the groES gene encoding co-chaperone GroES, which yields MQFRPLHDRVLVRRIEAEEKTAGGIIIPDTAKEKPQEGEVVSVGTGTRADDGKVTPLDVKAGDRILFGKWSGTEVKVDGEELLIMKESDILGVIA from the coding sequence ATGCAATTTCGCCCGCTGCACGACCGCGTGCTTGTTCGCCGTATCGAAGCCGAAGAAAAGACGGCTGGCGGCATCATCATTCCCGACACCGCCAAGGAAAAGCCGCAGGAAGGCGAAGTCGTCTCCGTCGGCACCGGCACCCGCGCCGATGACGGCAAGGTGACCCCGCTCGACGTCAAGGCTGGCGATCGTATCCTGTTCGGCAAATGGTCGGGTACCGAAGTCAAGGTCGACGGCGAAGAGCTGCTGATCATGAAGGAATCGGACATCCTCGGCGTCATCGCCTGA
- the groL gene encoding chaperonin GroEL (60 kDa chaperone family; promotes refolding of misfolded polypeptides especially under stressful conditions; forms two stacked rings of heptamers to form a barrel-shaped 14mer; ends can be capped by GroES; misfolded proteins enter the barrel where they are refolded when GroES binds) translates to MAAKDVKFSRDARERILRGVDTLADAVKVTLGPKGRNVVIDKSFGAPRITKDGVTVAKEIELKDKFENMGAQMLREVASKANDKAGDGTTTATVLAQAIVREGMKSVAAGMNPMDLKRGIDLAVTKVVETIKAQSKPVSGTSEIAQVGIISANGDKEVGDKIAEAMEKVGKEGVITVEEAKGLDFELDVVEGMQFDRGYLSPYFITNPEKMLVELSDPYILIFEKKLSNLQSMLPILEAVVQSGRPLLIIAEDIEGEALATLVVNRLRGGLKVAAVKAPGFGDRRKAMLQDIAILTAGEMISEDLGIKLESVTLNMLGQAKRVTIDKDNTTIVDGAGDHDAIKGRVEQIRAQIETTTSDYDKEKLQERLAKLAGGVAVIKVGGASEVEVKERKDRVDDALHATRAAVEEGIVPGGGTALLYATKALEGMSGVNEDQTRGIDIIRRALQAPVRQIAENAGFDGGVVAGKLFDQNDSNFGFNASTDVYEDLVKAGVIDPTKVVRTALQDAASVAGLLITTEAGIAETPDDKPAMPMGGGGMGGMGGMDF, encoded by the coding sequence ATGGCTGCTAAAGACGTAAAATTCAGCCGCGACGCGCGTGAGCGCATTCTTCGCGGCGTCGACACCCTCGCCGACGCGGTGAAGGTGACCCTCGGTCCCAAGGGCCGTAACGTCGTGATCGACAAGAGCTTCGGCGCGCCCCGTATCACCAAGGACGGCGTCACCGTCGCCAAGGAAATCGAACTTAAGGACAAGTTCGAAAACATGGGCGCCCAGATGCTGCGCGAAGTCGCATCGAAGGCAAACGACAAGGCCGGCGACGGCACCACCACCGCGACCGTTCTTGCTCAGGCAATCGTTCGCGAAGGCATGAAGTCGGTTGCTGCCGGCATGAACCCGATGGACCTGAAGCGCGGTATCGACCTCGCGGTCACCAAGGTTGTCGAAACGATCAAGGCGCAGTCGAAGCCGGTTTCGGGCACGTCTGAAATCGCCCAGGTCGGCATTATTTCGGCCAATGGCGACAAGGAAGTCGGCGACAAGATCGCCGAAGCCATGGAAAAGGTCGGCAAGGAAGGCGTGATCACCGTCGAGGAAGCCAAGGGCCTCGATTTCGAACTCGATGTCGTCGAAGGCATGCAGTTCGACCGCGGCTACCTCAGCCCCTATTTCATCACCAACCCCGAAAAGATGCTCGTCGAGCTTTCGGATCCGTACATCCTGATCTTCGAAAAGAAGCTGTCGAACCTCCAGTCGATGCTTCCGATCCTCGAAGCCGTGGTGCAGTCGGGCCGTCCGCTCCTCATCATCGCTGAAGACATCGAAGGCGAAGCGCTCGCAACGCTGGTGGTCAACCGCCTGCGCGGCGGCCTGAAGGTCGCTGCCGTCAAGGCACCGGGCTTCGGCGATCGTCGCAAGGCGATGCTGCAGGACATCGCGATCCTCACCGCCGGTGAAATGATCAGCGAAGACCTGGGCATCAAGCTTGAGTCGGTCACGCTGAACATGCTCGGGCAGGCCAAGCGCGTCACGATCGACAAGGACAACACCACCATCGTCGATGGTGCTGGCGACCATGATGCGATCAAGGGCCGCGTCGAACAGATCCGTGCGCAGATCGAAACGACCACGTCGGATTACGACAAGGAAAAGCTGCAGGAACGTCTGGCGAAGCTCGCTGGCGGCGTTGCAGTGATCAAGGTCGGCGGCGCTTCGGAAGTCGAAGTGAAGGAACGCAAGGATCGCGTCGATGACGCTCTCCACGCGACCCGCGCTGCGGTCGAAGAAGGCATCGTCCCTGGCGGCGGTACTGCGCTTCTGTACGCGACGAAGGCTCTCGAGGGCATGTCGGGCGTCAACGAAGACCAGACCCGCGGCATCGACATCATCCGTCGCGCTCTGCAGGCTCCGGTTCGCCAGATCGCTGAAAACGCCGGCTTCGACGGCGGTGTCGTCGCGGGCAAGCTGTTCGACCAGAACGACAGCAACTTCGGCTTCAACGCCTCTACCGACGTCTATGAAGACCTGGTCAAGGCCGGTGTTATCGACCCGACCAAGGTTGTCCGCACCGCACTTCAGGATGCTGCCTCGGTTGCCGGTCTGCTGATCACCACCGAAGCCGGCATTGCCGAAACGCCCGACGACAAGCCCGCCATGCCCATGGGTGGCGGCGGCATGGGCGGCATGGGCGGCATGGACTTCTAA